In one Sporomusa sphaeroides DSM 2875 genomic region, the following are encoded:
- a CDS encoding response regulator, whose product MTEKGLRILVVDDEPQMRKLLHVSLLAHGYQLCETANGLEGIQQAAAFKPDLVIVDLGLPDMDGKQVIQQIREWSAVPMIILTAREQEEEKIAALDAGADDYITKPFGIGELMARIRVCLRRVGSSDNEPIRRCGGLAVDLLQRRVTVDEREIKLTPTEYELIKFMMLHAGRVLTHKQLLKAGWGNACGEDTHYIRIYIGQLRRKIEQDPAQPRYIVTESGVGYRLMGR is encoded by the coding sequence ATGACAGAAAAGGGACTCCGAATTTTGGTGGTTGATGATGAGCCGCAAATGCGAAAATTACTCCATGTTTCTCTGCTTGCGCATGGTTATCAATTATGCGAGACGGCAAATGGGCTGGAAGGCATTCAGCAGGCGGCGGCCTTTAAACCTGATCTGGTCATTGTGGACCTGGGATTGCCGGATATGGACGGCAAACAGGTTATTCAGCAGATTCGCGAGTGGTCAGCGGTACCCATGATTATTTTGACAGCCCGTGAGCAGGAAGAGGAAAAGATTGCTGCGCTGGACGCCGGTGCAGATGACTATATTACCAAGCCATTCGGGATAGGTGAGCTTATGGCACGTATACGGGTCTGCCTGCGCCGGGTAGGAAGCAGTGACAACGAACCGATCCGGCGCTGCGGTGGTTTGGCTGTCGATCTGCTGCAACGGCGGGTCACTGTGGATGAACGGGAGATCAAACTGACGCCAACGGAGTATGAATTGATCAAATTCATGATGCTCCATGCTGGGCGGGTGTTGACGCACAAGCAATTGTTAAAGGCGGGGTGGGGCAATGCTTGCGGGGAGGATACCCACTATATTCGCATCTACATTGGCCAGCTGCGACGCAAGATTGAGCAGGACCCGGCTCAGCCCCGTTATATTGTCACCGAATCGGGCGTTGGCTATCGGCTGATGGGACGTTAG
- the kdpA gene encoding potassium-transporting ATPase subunit KdpA → MMTDMIMFGLFLIVVLLLAWPLSKYMAKVFTIEKTFLDPVLQPLERLLYRLAGIKPEQEMNWRQYAGALLLFNVLGATVVFLIQILQGALIWNPADLSGVSPWHLAFNTAVSFMTNTNWQSYGGESTMSYFTQMTALTVQNFVSAAVGLAVAVALIRGLTRKSVSTIGNFWVDLVRGTLRVLLPLAIVFTLLLVQQGAIQNLSAYLTVQTLEGAEQILAMGPVASQEAIKMLGTNGGGFFNANSAHPFENPTPLTSFLQAVSIFLIPTALVLAFGRMARDRRQGYAVLATMALLFVLMLTGTYLSELHGNPNLAGWGVDGPTAMEGKEVRFGIAGSALFATVTTAASCGAVNAMHDSFTPLGGLFPLLQMQLGEVIIGGVGAGFYGMMLFVILTVFIVGLMVGRTPEYLGKKIEARETKMATLGILFPSVTILTSSAIAAVTGPGTSSVFNPGPHGLSEVMYAFASAVGNNGSAFGGLSANTPFYNVMLAMGMLIGRFSVILSILAIAGGMAEKKVSPPGPGTFSTTGWLFVMLLAGIVLIIGALTFLPMLTLGPIVEQLLMLQGTTF, encoded by the coding sequence ATGATGACAGATATGATAATGTTTGGGCTGTTTCTCATTGTGGTACTGCTGCTGGCTTGGCCTTTGAGCAAGTATATGGCTAAAGTGTTTACGATAGAAAAGACATTCCTTGATCCAGTGCTTCAGCCGTTGGAGCGGCTGCTCTACCGATTGGCAGGGATCAAGCCGGAACAGGAGATGAATTGGCGACAGTATGCCGGAGCACTACTGCTGTTTAACGTGTTAGGTGCAACCGTTGTTTTTCTCATTCAAATTCTGCAAGGTGCACTCATTTGGAATCCAGCCGATCTCAGCGGCGTCTCTCCCTGGCATTTGGCGTTCAATACAGCGGTCAGCTTTATGACCAATACGAACTGGCAATCCTACGGCGGGGAATCGACCATGAGCTATTTCACCCAGATGACGGCGCTAACTGTGCAGAACTTTGTTTCAGCAGCCGTGGGGTTGGCAGTAGCGGTGGCCTTGATCCGGGGATTAACCCGTAAGTCGGTTTCAACTATCGGCAATTTCTGGGTCGATCTGGTGCGGGGTACACTCCGCGTGTTGTTACCTTTAGCGATTGTGTTTACCTTACTGTTGGTGCAGCAAGGGGCGATACAGAATTTATCCGCTTACCTGACAGTACAAACGCTGGAGGGCGCGGAACAAATCCTGGCAATGGGGCCGGTGGCTTCCCAGGAAGCCATTAAAATGTTAGGAACGAATGGCGGCGGTTTCTTTAACGCCAACTCGGCCCATCCCTTTGAAAACCCTACACCGTTGACTAGCTTTTTGCAAGCGGTCAGTATTTTTCTCATTCCCACAGCGCTGGTGCTGGCTTTCGGACGGATGGCCCGGGACCGGCGGCAGGGATACGCTGTATTGGCGACAATGGCGTTGTTGTTTGTTCTGATGCTGACAGGGACTTACCTCAGTGAGTTGCATGGAAATCCGAACTTGGCCGGTTGGGGTGTGGACGGTCCTACGGCTATGGAAGGCAAGGAAGTACGGTTTGGTATCGCCGGTTCAGCCTTGTTCGCTACGGTCACGACAGCGGCTTCCTGCGGTGCGGTGAATGCTATGCATGACAGCTTTACACCGCTGGGCGGCCTCTTTCCTTTATTGCAGATGCAGCTGGGAGAAGTCATTATCGGCGGGGTTGGCGCCGGGTTTTACGGGATGATGCTGTTTGTTATTTTGACGGTATTTATTGTAGGGCTGATGGTTGGCAGAACGCCGGAATATCTCGGGAAAAAAATTGAAGCCCGGGAGACCAAAATGGCAACACTGGGGATATTATTCCCCTCGGTTACAATCCTGACCAGCAGTGCTATTGCCGCAGTCACGGGACCCGGCACATCCTCTGTTTTTAATCCCGGGCCGCATGGCCTGAGTGAGGTCATGTATGCGTTCGCTTCTGCCGTAGGTAATAACGGCAGTGCCTTTGGCGGCTTAAGTGCGAACACCCCTTTTTATAATGTAATGCTGGCAATGGGAATGCTGATTGGTCGTTTTAGTGTCATTCTGTCCATTCTGGCGATTGCCGGCGGCATGGCGGAAAAGAAGGTTTCCCCTCCCGGACCCGGCACATTCTCGACAACCGGTTGGCTGTTTGTGATGCTCTTAGCTGGTATTGTCCTGATCATCGGTGCCTTAAC
- the kdpF gene encoding K(+)-transporting ATPase subunit F has translation MADLWLAGIGAVLLLVYLLYALWKPEEF, from the coding sequence ATGGCTGACTTATGGTTGGCAGGAATTGGGGCTGTCTTGTTACTGGTGTACTTACTTTACGCTTTATGGAAACCGGAGGAATTTTAA